One part of the Gossypium raimondii isolate GPD5lz chromosome 1, ASM2569854v1, whole genome shotgun sequence genome encodes these proteins:
- the LOC105785332 gene encoding uncharacterized protein LOC105785332 isoform X2 has translation MPSVGMRRTTRVFRMVKSSEALVLRSGRRLWPDSVEVEPKSGVNKAISEVNGNPKILVNEEIPKKQSRKKKAEAVNDDATDDRRFGIVYSRKRKRNGVPNSQLSLNSEQKKCGKKFHRRRVIKKTNNDVKESRMFAFVVGNGGYHGWFSNLLWLVLGYLKRANVRFSGLAAFLMSQPLSSVYASNGVHLLRGLPANRSGICKFYGDRGFIPLFYVDFSAVPYSFMYMHYGMLLCSRRMQLVLVNTDEIFSACEEDKPCLTSVVDFSKRLSGSNVIKVDNFGSKGVSDRASKLKEIGRNGHYKHGLSRIIQRRRSSMRRRRARSPWLLGIHKGADSLQCSANILVTEPDRCYREEGAIVALELSASREWLLVVEKDGSTKYTYKADRAIRPSSCNRFTHAIIWTGDDNWKLEFVNRQDWVIFKDLYKECSERNAPSSTAKMIPVPGVCEVSGYEDRAFVPFQRPDFYITLDGDEVSRALAKRTANYDMDSEDEEWLKNFNNAFFSGNGNCEHLSEDCFELMVDAFEKEAYFRTPDDHSDDNGATNLCLDLASGEVVEAVHAYWLRKRKRRSALLRVFQGHKVKKSPVVPKPVLRKRRLGKRQASSGRGKQPSLLQAMAAEHHPLGEENAMVKVEEARASAARSVELAILKRQQAQLLMQNADMATYKAVMALRIAEAARFIKSSDVSVAQLFDP, from the exons ATGCCTTCGGTGGGGATGAGGCGGACCACGAGGGTTTTCAGGATGGTGAAGAGCTCGGAGGCGCTGGTTCTTCGTTCCGGCCGGCGGCTCTGGCCTGATTCCGTCGAAGTAGAGCCCAAGAGTGGAGTAAATAAGGCCATTTCCGAGGTAAATGGGAATCCAAAAATATTAGTCAACGAAGAGATTCCAAAGAAACAATCAAGGAAAAAGAAAGCTGAAGCTGTAAATGATGATGCCACTGATGATAGGAGGTTTGGGATTGTTTATAGCCGAAAAAGGAAACGAAATGGAGTTCCAAACAGTCAACTTTCATTGAATTCGGAGCAGAAGAAGTGTGGGAAAAAGTTTCACAGAAGGCGGGTCATTAAGAAGACCAACAACGATGTGAAAGAATCGAGAATGTTCGCTTTTGTTGTCGGAAATGGAGGTTATCATGGCTGGTTTTCGAACCTTTTGTGGTTGGTTTTGGGGTATCTTAAAAGGGCAAATGTAAGGTTCTCTGGACTTGCTGCCTTTTTAATGTCTCAGCCATTGTCAAGTGTTTACGCTTCTAATGGTGTTCATTTGTTGCGG gGACTTCCTGCAAATAGAAGTGGAATATGCAAGTTTTATGGGGATAGGGGGTTCATTCCGCTGTTTTATGTGGATTTTTCTGCAGTTCCCTATAGTTTTATGTATATGCATTACGGAATGCTGCTTTGTTCAAGGCGTATGCAATTAGTTCTTGTAAATACTGATGAAATATTTAGTGCATGTGAGGAAGACAAGCCATGTCTAACCTCTGTTGTAGATTTTTCCAAGCGTTTGAGTGGTTCTAATGTAATTAAGGTTGATAATTTCGGGAGCAAAGGTGTTTCAGATCGAGCTTCCAAACTAAAAGAAATAGGTCGAAATGGTCACTATAAACATGGTCTTTCTCGCATTATCCAGAGGAGGAGGAGTTCGATGCGGAGAAGGAGAGCTAGAAGTCCTTGGCTTCTCGGCATACATAAG GGTGCAGATTCATTACAGTGCTCTGCCAATATATTAGTCACTGAACCGGACAGATGTTACAGGGAAGAAGGAGCCATTGTCGCTTTGGAGCTCTCTGCTTCACGAGAATGGCTTCTAGTTGTAGAAAAAGATGGGTCAACTAAGTATACATACAAGGCAGATAGAGCTATCAGGCCCAGTTCTTGCAACCGGTTCACGCATGCAATAATTTGGACCGGTGATGATAATTGGAAGCTTGAGTTTGTGAATCGGCAGGACTGGGTCATTTTCAAGGATCTTTACAAGGAATGTTCCGAGCGAAATGCACCTTCTTCAACTGCCAAGATGATCCCTGTGCCAGGGGTTTGTGAAGTTTCAGGGTACGAGGATAGAGCCTTTGTACCGTTTCAAAGACCAGATTTCTATATCACTTTAGATGGGGATGAGGTATCTAGAGCCTTGGCAAAGAGGACTGCAAATTATGACATGGACTCGGAAGATGAGGAATGGTTGAAGAATTTCAATAATGCGTTTTTTTCTGGAAATGGTAATTGCGAGCATCTTTCAGAGGATTGTTTTGAGCTTATGGTTGATGCTTTCGAGAAGGAGGCCTATTTCCGTACTCCGGATGATCACTCTGATGACAATGGTGCTACCAATCTATGTCTTGATCTGGCTAGTGGAGAAGTGGTTGAAGCTGTTCATGCTTATTGGTTGAGAAAAAGGAAGAGACGATCGGCACTGCTTAGAGTTTTTCAG GGTCATAAGGTCAAGAAATCTCCAGTAGTTCCAAAGCCTGTTCTACGGAAAAGGAGGTTGGGTAAGCGTCAGGCTAGTAGTGGAAGAGGCAAGCAACCGAGTTTGTTGCAAG CCATGGCAGCTGAACATCATCCCCTGGGGGAAGAAAATGCCATGGTTAAAGTTGAAGAAGCCAGAGCCTCAGCAGCCAGATCTGTTGAATTGGCTATCCTCAAACGCCAACAGGCGCAATTACTAATGCAAAATGCTGATATGGCTACATACAAAGCTGTGATGGCACTGAGAATTGCTGAAGCTGCTCGATTTATCAAGTCTTCAGATGTTTCAGTTGCTCAATTGTTTGATCCATGA
- the LOC105785332 gene encoding uncharacterized protein LOC105785332 isoform X1 has product MPSVGMRRTTRVFRMVKSSEALVLRSGRRLWPDSVEVEPKSGVNKAISEVNGNPKILVNEEIPKKQSRKKKAEAVNDDATDDRRFGIVYSRKRKRNGVPNSQLSLNSEQKKCGKKFHRRRVIKKTNNDVKESRMFAFVVGNGGYHGWFSNLLWLVLGYLKRANVRFSGLAAFLMSQPLSSVYASNGVHLLRGLPANRSGICKFYGDRGFIPLFYVDFSAVPYSFMYMHYGMLLCSRRMQLVLVNTDEIFSACEEDKPCLTSVVDFSKRLSGSNVIKVDNFGSKGVSDRASKLKEIGRNGHYKHGLSRIIQRRRSSMRRRRARSPWLLGIHKASGAPMSDLSSSRRKSIPFSSVVSRNKLRCSVRNSSANLADVSSSISNLMQGADSLQCSANILVTEPDRCYREEGAIVALELSASREWLLVVEKDGSTKYTYKADRAIRPSSCNRFTHAIIWTGDDNWKLEFVNRQDWVIFKDLYKECSERNAPSSTAKMIPVPGVCEVSGYEDRAFVPFQRPDFYITLDGDEVSRALAKRTANYDMDSEDEEWLKNFNNAFFSGNGNCEHLSEDCFELMVDAFEKEAYFRTPDDHSDDNGATNLCLDLASGEVVEAVHAYWLRKRKRRSALLRVFQGHKVKKSPVVPKPVLRKRRLGKRQASSGRGKQPSLLQAMAAEHHPLGEENAMVKVEEARASAARSVELAILKRQQAQLLMQNADMATYKAVMALRIAEAARFIKSSDVSVAQLFDP; this is encoded by the exons ATGCCTTCGGTGGGGATGAGGCGGACCACGAGGGTTTTCAGGATGGTGAAGAGCTCGGAGGCGCTGGTTCTTCGTTCCGGCCGGCGGCTCTGGCCTGATTCCGTCGAAGTAGAGCCCAAGAGTGGAGTAAATAAGGCCATTTCCGAGGTAAATGGGAATCCAAAAATATTAGTCAACGAAGAGATTCCAAAGAAACAATCAAGGAAAAAGAAAGCTGAAGCTGTAAATGATGATGCCACTGATGATAGGAGGTTTGGGATTGTTTATAGCCGAAAAAGGAAACGAAATGGAGTTCCAAACAGTCAACTTTCATTGAATTCGGAGCAGAAGAAGTGTGGGAAAAAGTTTCACAGAAGGCGGGTCATTAAGAAGACCAACAACGATGTGAAAGAATCGAGAATGTTCGCTTTTGTTGTCGGAAATGGAGGTTATCATGGCTGGTTTTCGAACCTTTTGTGGTTGGTTTTGGGGTATCTTAAAAGGGCAAATGTAAGGTTCTCTGGACTTGCTGCCTTTTTAATGTCTCAGCCATTGTCAAGTGTTTACGCTTCTAATGGTGTTCATTTGTTGCGG gGACTTCCTGCAAATAGAAGTGGAATATGCAAGTTTTATGGGGATAGGGGGTTCATTCCGCTGTTTTATGTGGATTTTTCTGCAGTTCCCTATAGTTTTATGTATATGCATTACGGAATGCTGCTTTGTTCAAGGCGTATGCAATTAGTTCTTGTAAATACTGATGAAATATTTAGTGCATGTGAGGAAGACAAGCCATGTCTAACCTCTGTTGTAGATTTTTCCAAGCGTTTGAGTGGTTCTAATGTAATTAAGGTTGATAATTTCGGGAGCAAAGGTGTTTCAGATCGAGCTTCCAAACTAAAAGAAATAGGTCGAAATGGTCACTATAAACATGGTCTTTCTCGCATTATCCAGAGGAGGAGGAGTTCGATGCGGAGAAGGAGAGCTAGAAGTCCTTGGCTTCTCGGCATACATAAGGCTAGTGGAGCTCCAATGTCTGATTTGAGCAGTAGTAGGAGAAAAAGCattcctttttcttctgttGTTTCTAGAAACAAGCTTAGGTGTTCAGTCCGTAATAGTTCAGCGAACTTAGCTGATGTTAGCTCTTCTATTTCGAACTTAATGCAGGGTGCAGATTCATTACAGTGCTCTGCCAATATATTAGTCACTGAACCGGACAGATGTTACAGGGAAGAAGGAGCCATTGTCGCTTTGGAGCTCTCTGCTTCACGAGAATGGCTTCTAGTTGTAGAAAAAGATGGGTCAACTAAGTATACATACAAGGCAGATAGAGCTATCAGGCCCAGTTCTTGCAACCGGTTCACGCATGCAATAATTTGGACCGGTGATGATAATTGGAAGCTTGAGTTTGTGAATCGGCAGGACTGGGTCATTTTCAAGGATCTTTACAAGGAATGTTCCGAGCGAAATGCACCTTCTTCAACTGCCAAGATGATCCCTGTGCCAGGGGTTTGTGAAGTTTCAGGGTACGAGGATAGAGCCTTTGTACCGTTTCAAAGACCAGATTTCTATATCACTTTAGATGGGGATGAGGTATCTAGAGCCTTGGCAAAGAGGACTGCAAATTATGACATGGACTCGGAAGATGAGGAATGGTTGAAGAATTTCAATAATGCGTTTTTTTCTGGAAATGGTAATTGCGAGCATCTTTCAGAGGATTGTTTTGAGCTTATGGTTGATGCTTTCGAGAAGGAGGCCTATTTCCGTACTCCGGATGATCACTCTGATGACAATGGTGCTACCAATCTATGTCTTGATCTGGCTAGTGGAGAAGTGGTTGAAGCTGTTCATGCTTATTGGTTGAGAAAAAGGAAGAGACGATCGGCACTGCTTAGAGTTTTTCAG GGTCATAAGGTCAAGAAATCTCCAGTAGTTCCAAAGCCTGTTCTACGGAAAAGGAGGTTGGGTAAGCGTCAGGCTAGTAGTGGAAGAGGCAAGCAACCGAGTTTGTTGCAAG CCATGGCAGCTGAACATCATCCCCTGGGGGAAGAAAATGCCATGGTTAAAGTTGAAGAAGCCAGAGCCTCAGCAGCCAGATCTGTTGAATTGGCTATCCTCAAACGCCAACAGGCGCAATTACTAATGCAAAATGCTGATATGGCTACATACAAAGCTGTGATGGCACTGAGAATTGCTGAAGCTGCTCGATTTATCAAGTCTTCAGATGTTTCAGTTGCTCAATTGTTTGATCCATGA
- the LOC105785332 gene encoding uncharacterized protein LOC105785332 isoform X3, whose protein sequence is MPSVGMRRTTRVFRMVKSSEALVLRSGRRLWPDSVEVEPKSGVNKAISEVNGNPKILVNEEIPKKQSRKKKAEAVNDDATDDRRFGIVYSRKRKRNGVPNSQLSLNSEQKKCGKKFHRRRVIKKTNNDVKESRMFAFVVGNGGYHGWFSNLLWLVLGYLKRANVRFSGLAAFLMSQPLSSVYASNGVHLLRGADSLQCSANILVTEPDRCYREEGAIVALELSASREWLLVVEKDGSTKYTYKADRAIRPSSCNRFTHAIIWTGDDNWKLEFVNRQDWVIFKDLYKECSERNAPSSTAKMIPVPGVCEVSGYEDRAFVPFQRPDFYITLDGDEVSRALAKRTANYDMDSEDEEWLKNFNNAFFSGNGNCEHLSEDCFELMVDAFEKEAYFRTPDDHSDDNGATNLCLDLASGEVVEAVHAYWLRKRKRRSALLRVFQGHKVKKSPVVPKPVLRKRRLGKRQASSGRGKQPSLLQAMAAEHHPLGEENAMVKVEEARASAARSVELAILKRQQAQLLMQNADMATYKAVMALRIAEAARFIKSSDVSVAQLFDP, encoded by the exons ATGCCTTCGGTGGGGATGAGGCGGACCACGAGGGTTTTCAGGATGGTGAAGAGCTCGGAGGCGCTGGTTCTTCGTTCCGGCCGGCGGCTCTGGCCTGATTCCGTCGAAGTAGAGCCCAAGAGTGGAGTAAATAAGGCCATTTCCGAGGTAAATGGGAATCCAAAAATATTAGTCAACGAAGAGATTCCAAAGAAACAATCAAGGAAAAAGAAAGCTGAAGCTGTAAATGATGATGCCACTGATGATAGGAGGTTTGGGATTGTTTATAGCCGAAAAAGGAAACGAAATGGAGTTCCAAACAGTCAACTTTCATTGAATTCGGAGCAGAAGAAGTGTGGGAAAAAGTTTCACAGAAGGCGGGTCATTAAGAAGACCAACAACGATGTGAAAGAATCGAGAATGTTCGCTTTTGTTGTCGGAAATGGAGGTTATCATGGCTGGTTTTCGAACCTTTTGTGGTTGGTTTTGGGGTATCTTAAAAGGGCAAATGTAAGGTTCTCTGGACTTGCTGCCTTTTTAATGTCTCAGCCATTGTCAAGTGTTTACGCTTCTAATGGTGTTCATTTGTTGCGG GGTGCAGATTCATTACAGTGCTCTGCCAATATATTAGTCACTGAACCGGACAGATGTTACAGGGAAGAAGGAGCCATTGTCGCTTTGGAGCTCTCTGCTTCACGAGAATGGCTTCTAGTTGTAGAAAAAGATGGGTCAACTAAGTATACATACAAGGCAGATAGAGCTATCAGGCCCAGTTCTTGCAACCGGTTCACGCATGCAATAATTTGGACCGGTGATGATAATTGGAAGCTTGAGTTTGTGAATCGGCAGGACTGGGTCATTTTCAAGGATCTTTACAAGGAATGTTCCGAGCGAAATGCACCTTCTTCAACTGCCAAGATGATCCCTGTGCCAGGGGTTTGTGAAGTTTCAGGGTACGAGGATAGAGCCTTTGTACCGTTTCAAAGACCAGATTTCTATATCACTTTAGATGGGGATGAGGTATCTAGAGCCTTGGCAAAGAGGACTGCAAATTATGACATGGACTCGGAAGATGAGGAATGGTTGAAGAATTTCAATAATGCGTTTTTTTCTGGAAATGGTAATTGCGAGCATCTTTCAGAGGATTGTTTTGAGCTTATGGTTGATGCTTTCGAGAAGGAGGCCTATTTCCGTACTCCGGATGATCACTCTGATGACAATGGTGCTACCAATCTATGTCTTGATCTGGCTAGTGGAGAAGTGGTTGAAGCTGTTCATGCTTATTGGTTGAGAAAAAGGAAGAGACGATCGGCACTGCTTAGAGTTTTTCAG GGTCATAAGGTCAAGAAATCTCCAGTAGTTCCAAAGCCTGTTCTACGGAAAAGGAGGTTGGGTAAGCGTCAGGCTAGTAGTGGAAGAGGCAAGCAACCGAGTTTGTTGCAAG CCATGGCAGCTGAACATCATCCCCTGGGGGAAGAAAATGCCATGGTTAAAGTTGAAGAAGCCAGAGCCTCAGCAGCCAGATCTGTTGAATTGGCTATCCTCAAACGCCAACAGGCGCAATTACTAATGCAAAATGCTGATATGGCTACATACAAAGCTGTGATGGCACTGAGAATTGCTGAAGCTGCTCGATTTATCAAGTCTTCAGATGTTTCAGTTGCTCAATTGTTTGATCCATGA